One window from the genome of Bdellovibrio sp. NC01 encodes:
- a CDS encoding NADPH-dependent FMN reductase, which produces MKILMFAPVLRKGSFNKKLIRIAHEIVSGFPEVKVKLREFNEFPMPVYDGDLESEQGLPAGVKDLAAAINEADAIIISSPEYNGSIPGPFKNAIDWVSRIAPVPWEGKQILLIGASQGYFAAVKGHFHSRVPLQVLKSHVYPDYFGLAFAHKAFDENDQLKDPKDKERLAKLLVNFVHYAAKTESPFDKLTDFLEAQMKQH; this is translated from the coding sequence ATGAAAATTTTGATGTTCGCGCCGGTATTGCGCAAAGGCTCTTTTAATAAAAAATTAATCCGCATCGCCCATGAAATCGTGTCTGGATTTCCCGAAGTAAAAGTCAAACTTCGCGAGTTCAACGAATTCCCAATGCCCGTCTACGACGGCGATCTTGAATCAGAACAAGGTCTTCCAGCAGGAGTTAAAGATCTTGCAGCGGCCATCAACGAAGCCGATGCAATCATCATCTCATCACCTGAATACAACGGTAGCATTCCAGGTCCATTCAAAAATGCCATCGATTGGGTTTCACGTATTGCGCCGGTTCCTTGGGAAGGAAAACAGATTCTACTAATCGGCGCCTCTCAAGGATATTTCGCCGCAGTGAAAGGCCACTTCCACAGCCGAGTCCCACTGCAAGTTTTGAAATCCCACGTCTACCCAGATTATTTTGGTTTGGCGTTCGCACACAAAGCCTTCGACGAAAACGACCAACTCAAAGATCCAAAAGACAAAGAGCGCCTAGCAAAGTTACTAGTAAACTTCGTCCACTACGCAGCAAAAACCGAATCCCCATTCGACAAACTCACTGACTTCCTAGAAGCCCAAATGAAACAACACTAA
- the kdpA gene encoding potassium-transporting ATPase subunit KdpA gives MTFTSFDILQIFAVLAVVTVLTPILGQYMFKVFTGQNSGLLRVFRPLEKIIYFVSGVQETEEMNWKQYTKALLIFNFFGFVFLMILQMVQSHLPLNPEHLGDLSWHLAFNTAVSFVTNTNWQAYSGENTMSYLTQMLGLGVQNFVSAATGFAVMLALARGFSRKQTSELGNFWVDLTRSTTHVLLPLSILLTVILMGQGVVQNFSSYTHVKTIEGVEQIIPQGPAASQIAIKQLGSNGGGFFGVNSAHPFENPTPLANFLEMISLILLASACTYLFGLLVGSRRQGLVLFGTMMAMMVVILGLSLWSEYSFGTMEGKETRFGVMNTVLWSVMTTSASNGSVNGMLSSMSPLSGGIAMLNIMLGEVVFGGVGAGMYGILLYVILTVFLCGLMVGRTPEYLGKKIEAKEITWVIIGVLAPCITILVGSALSIVLPAGLAGLGHQGPHGLSEVFYAFASGAGNNGSAFGSLSVNSAYYNVAIGVAMLIGRFLIIIPVMAIAGSFVQKKIAPPSVGTFQTDSVLFAGLLAAVILIVGALTFFPALSLGPILEHLLLLVKG, from the coding sequence ATGACGTTTACCTCTTTTGATATATTACAGATATTCGCTGTGCTTGCCGTTGTGACGGTTTTGACTCCGATCTTAGGCCAATACATGTTCAAGGTCTTTACGGGGCAAAATTCGGGGCTTCTGCGCGTTTTTAGACCGCTTGAAAAAATCATCTATTTCGTTTCTGGAGTTCAAGAAACGGAAGAGATGAATTGGAAGCAATACACGAAGGCACTTTTGATTTTTAATTTCTTCGGTTTTGTTTTTCTTATGATTCTGCAGATGGTGCAAAGCCATCTGCCACTGAATCCAGAACATCTTGGTGATTTGTCGTGGCATCTTGCATTCAATACGGCTGTGAGTTTTGTGACGAATACCAACTGGCAGGCGTACTCTGGCGAAAATACGATGAGTTATCTGACGCAGATGTTGGGCTTGGGTGTTCAGAACTTTGTGAGTGCCGCGACGGGTTTTGCTGTGATGCTGGCTCTTGCGCGTGGTTTTTCACGCAAACAAACTTCTGAGCTTGGGAATTTTTGGGTTGATTTGACTCGAAGTACGACTCATGTGTTATTGCCGCTTTCGATTTTACTGACTGTGATTTTGATGGGTCAGGGCGTGGTGCAGAACTTCTCTTCGTACACGCATGTGAAAACGATCGAAGGTGTTGAGCAGATTATTCCGCAAGGTCCTGCGGCTTCGCAGATCGCGATCAAACAATTGGGTTCGAATGGTGGCGGCTTCTTTGGTGTGAATAGTGCGCATCCCTTTGAAAACCCGACTCCGTTGGCAAATTTTCTAGAGATGATTTCGCTGATCTTATTGGCTTCAGCTTGTACTTATCTTTTTGGTTTATTGGTGGGTTCACGTCGTCAGGGTTTGGTTCTGTTTGGAACGATGATGGCGATGATGGTTGTGATTTTGGGACTGTCACTGTGGTCTGAATATTCATTCGGCACGATGGAAGGTAAAGAGACACGCTTTGGTGTGATGAACACCGTGTTGTGGTCTGTGATGACGACGTCGGCTTCGAATGGTTCTGTGAACGGGATGCTGTCGAGCATGTCACCATTGTCTGGCGGGATCGCGATGTTAAACATCATGTTGGGTGAAGTCGTGTTTGGCGGTGTCGGTGCTGGGATGTACGGCATTTTACTTTACGTGATCCTGACCGTTTTCTTGTGCGGTCTGATGGTGGGTCGTACGCCTGAATACTTGGGTAAAAAAATTGAAGCCAAAGAAATCACATGGGTGATTATCGGGGTGCTTGCTCCGTGTATCACGATCCTTGTCGGCAGTGCTTTGTCGATTGTGTTGCCTGCAGGTTTAGCGGGGCTTGGTCATCAGGGACCTCATGGTTTAAGTGAAGTGTTTTATGCCTTTGCGTCTGGTGCGGGAAATAACGGCAGTGCCTTCGGCAGTCTTTCTGTGAACTCTGCTTATTACAATGTGGCGATTGGTGTTGCGATGTTGATCGGACGCTTCTTGATCATCATTCCGGTGATGGCGATCGCGGGAAGTTTTGTGCAGAAAAAAATTGCGCCTCCGTCAGTGGGAACTTTCCAAACGGATTCAGTTCTGTTTGCAGGTTTACTTGCGGCTGTCATTTTGATTGTGGGTGCGTTGACATTCTTCCCAGCACTTTCGTTGGGACCTATTCTTGAGCATTTGTTGTTGTTGGTTAAGGGCTAA
- the kdpB gene encoding potassium-transporting ATPase subunit KdpB, whose protein sequence is MNNSFFDKKLMSEAVKASFVKLNPKVQWGNPVMFVTWLGAVVVTLITVRLMISGHTFGFELQIALWLWFTVLFANFSEALAEGRGKAQAESLRNARSNSVARVLKNGKESSLHAQDLRKGDIVVCESGDVIPGDGEVIEGIATVDESAITGESAPVIRESGGDRSAVTGGTRVISDKILVRITADPGQSFLDRMISLVEGAKRQKTPNEIALGILLIALTVVFLFGVTTLKYFAEYSAKAANQDLSNIVTVPVLIALLVCLIPTTIGGLLSAIGISGMDRLVRKNVIAKSGRAVEAAGDIDVLMLDKTGTITLGNRMASAFYPADGVSEQMLAEASQLASLSDETPEGRSIVVLAKQKFALRAEKLEPHLAEFVPFTAQTRMSGVNIKTDNGVRALRKGAGDAIEKYVAGLDGKYPESVRQAAENVARKGGTPLVVCEGNKVLGVIYLKDIVKGGIRERFAELRKMGIRTVMVTGDNPLTAAAIAAEAGVDDYIAQATPETKLSRIREEQGRGHLVAMTGDGTNDAPALAQADVGVAMNTGTQAAREAGNMVDLDSNPTKLIEIVETGKQLLMTRGALTTFSVANDVAKYFAIIPAMFAGLYAVSGGHGPLAKLNVMGLHSAQSAVLSAVIFNALIIILLVPLALRGVEYRAMGANAILKRNILNYGVGGLIAPFIGIKVIDLIIVALGVVS, encoded by the coding sequence ATGAATAATTCTTTTTTTGATAAAAAACTAATGAGTGAAGCTGTTAAAGCGAGCTTTGTAAAATTGAATCCTAAAGTGCAATGGGGCAATCCGGTGATGTTCGTCACGTGGTTGGGTGCTGTTGTTGTGACCTTGATTACTGTGCGTTTAATGATAAGCGGACACACGTTTGGTTTTGAACTGCAAATTGCTTTGTGGTTGTGGTTCACAGTGCTATTCGCGAACTTTTCGGAAGCATTAGCGGAAGGTCGCGGTAAAGCACAGGCGGAAAGTTTGCGTAATGCGCGCTCTAACAGTGTGGCTCGTGTCTTAAAAAATGGCAAAGAGTCTTCACTTCATGCGCAAGACTTGCGTAAAGGCGACATCGTCGTTTGTGAATCGGGAGATGTGATTCCTGGGGACGGTGAAGTGATTGAAGGTATTGCGACGGTCGATGAATCGGCCATTACCGGTGAGTCTGCTCCCGTGATTCGTGAAAGTGGTGGGGATCGTAGTGCCGTGACCGGTGGTACAAGAGTTATCAGTGATAAAATTCTTGTGCGTATTACTGCGGATCCTGGACAAAGTTTTTTGGATCGTATGATCTCTTTGGTTGAGGGTGCGAAACGTCAGAAAACTCCGAATGAAATTGCTTTAGGTATTTTGTTGATCGCTTTGACTGTGGTGTTTTTGTTTGGTGTGACCACGCTTAAATATTTTGCAGAGTACTCTGCAAAAGCTGCGAATCAGGATTTATCTAATATCGTGACTGTACCTGTATTGATTGCGTTGCTTGTGTGTTTGATTCCCACGACGATCGGTGGGCTGTTAAGTGCAATTGGTATCAGTGGTATGGATCGTCTTGTTCGTAAGAATGTCATCGCCAAAAGCGGTCGTGCCGTGGAAGCGGCGGGGGACATCGACGTTTTGATGCTTGATAAAACAGGAACGATCACTTTGGGTAATCGTATGGCGAGTGCCTTTTATCCAGCGGATGGTGTATCTGAGCAGATGTTGGCAGAAGCGTCACAATTAGCATCGCTGAGTGATGAAACTCCTGAAGGTCGTTCAATCGTTGTGCTGGCGAAACAAAAGTTTGCATTGCGTGCGGAAAAATTAGAGCCGCATTTGGCAGAGTTTGTGCCGTTTACTGCGCAAACTCGCATGAGTGGTGTGAATATTAAAACTGATAATGGTGTGCGTGCTTTAAGAAAAGGTGCGGGCGACGCTATTGAAAAATACGTTGCGGGTCTTGACGGTAAATATCCCGAATCAGTCCGACAAGCCGCTGAAAATGTGGCGCGCAAAGGTGGTACGCCACTGGTTGTTTGCGAAGGCAATAAAGTTCTTGGTGTGATTTATTTGAAGGACATTGTGAAAGGTGGCATTCGCGAACGTTTTGCTGAACTTCGCAAAATGGGTATTCGCACTGTCATGGTGACTGGTGACAATCCGTTAACAGCGGCGGCGATTGCTGCCGAAGCCGGTGTGGATGATTATATTGCTCAGGCCACACCAGAAACGAAGCTTTCGCGTATTCGTGAAGAACAAGGTCGTGGTCACTTAGTCGCAATGACTGGTGATGGAACGAATGATGCCCCAGCATTAGCGCAAGCCGATGTGGGTGTTGCGATGAATACGGGAACGCAAGCAGCACGTGAAGCCGGCAATATGGTGGATCTTGATTCGAATCCTACAAAATTAATTGAAATCGTTGAAACGGGAAAACAACTGTTGATGACTCGTGGAGCTTTAACAACCTTCAGTGTGGCAAATGACGTTGCGAAATACTTTGCGATCATCCCTGCGATGTTTGCGGGGCTTTATGCGGTGTCTGGCGGGCACGGGCCTTTGGCAAAGTTGAACGTCATGGGTCTTCACTCTGCACAAAGTGCGGTGTTAAGTGCGGTCATCTTTAACGCTTTGATTATCATTCTGTTGGTACCTCTTGCCCTCCGTGGTGTCGAGTATAGAGCCATGGGTGCGAATGCTATTTTGAAAAGAAATATTTTAAATTACGGAGTCGGCGGTTTGATCGCTCCGTTTATTGGTATCAAAGTGATCGATCTTATCATCGTCGCTTTGGGAGTTGTGTCATGA
- the kdpC gene encoding potassium-transporting ATPase subunit KdpC → MRTWLIGLRIFIALSLLTGLAYPFLMTGVGEAIFKRQVNGSLLERDGQVVGSELLAQKFTKKTYFWSRSSASDYSGTSASASNQAVANETLLKAVAERKAQGLSHDMLYASGSGLDPHISPEAALDQVDRISVERKLSASQRDVVLKLIKDYTEGRQWGFLGEPRVNVLKLNAALDGALDKSL, encoded by the coding sequence ATGAGAACATGGTTAATAGGTCTTCGTATCTTTATTGCTTTAAGTTTATTAACTGGATTGGCTTATCCGTTTTTGATGACGGGTGTTGGTGAAGCGATCTTTAAACGCCAAGTAAACGGCTCGCTGTTAGAGCGTGATGGGCAGGTCGTGGGGTCTGAGTTGTTGGCTCAGAAGTTCACGAAAAAAACTTATTTTTGGTCACGCTCTTCAGCCAGTGACTATAGTGGCACATCGGCTTCCGCGAGCAATCAGGCGGTCGCTAACGAAACACTGCTTAAAGCTGTTGCAGAGCGCAAGGCGCAGGGGCTATCCCACGATATGCTATATGCCAGCGGAAGCGGTTTAGATCCACATATTAGCCCCGAGGCGGCGCTAGATCAGGTGGACCGCATTTCTGTAGAGCGTAAACTTTCTGCCTCACAAAGAGATGTAGTTCTTAAACTGATTAAGGATTATACTGAGGGCAGACAGTGGGGCTTCTTAGGTGAACCTCGTGTGAATGTTCTTAAATTAAATGCAGCACTTGATGGCGCGTTGGATAAGTCTCTATGA
- a CDS encoding sensor histidine kinase KdpD encodes MNDDYRPNPDELLERIQKQEEASSRGHLRVFFGMCPGVGKTFAMLKAAQEQLRQGMDLVVGVVETHGRRETEELVLGMEVIPRKKTPYRGAVVEEMDIDAILARKPAIVLVDELAHTNAPESRHPKRYQDVIELLDAGIHVYTTINVQHIESRADLVQQITGVRVFERVPDSLIDRAQQIELIDISAQNLIKRLKEGKVYQGDRAARAEENFFKETHLLALRELSLRYTAERVDQDLQDSMVVQRVQGPWNTQERLLVAVGHSPHSGRLIRATRRMAYNLEAPWIALYVDTGNQFKPDDQSMLTKNLNLARELGAEVISVKSMNIAEALNRVSHERNVTQIIMGRPERNAWNLIWNRGSLLDQLVQKTSAVDIHVIRQEDAREKRKWSWKFPGLYAPGASYWNTFWFMVGVTFVSQLIVPYVGYRAVGFIFLMCILVLGFLTSLGPILFAAGLSALIWNFMFIPPVFTFAISQPEDVMMCLAYLFVALMGGFLTAKVRSRDLDLIQRDEYNRALYELVKEMAAALTSLEACLSAEQSLETLLKGKVKIILTDSEGKLLRKTYNSAKLDEKDLALALWSFENRKKAGWKTDTLTESRCLSLPLRGKENLMGILLYYPRKNEGLPLDQENLLDTVVVQLAMALERLTLQEKLQSIKIFEASEKLHQALLNSVSHELRTPLTAIIGSASALQDEKVNKEAAIQKQLVQALMESSHRLDQVVENLLDMSRLNSGVLTPKKEWVDLVDLLEGLQRKVQAAVAQHNLKMNFTDEQCLVQVDERLMEHVFLNLITNAARYAPPGTLITVNIERDNRKVSVRVTDEGPGIPANNVDKIFEAFYRVPGSAAGGVGLGLAIVKAFVEAHGGRVYARNRNERSGAEFVVELPYVEPPQILLEGRES; translated from the coding sequence ATGAATGATGATTATCGTCCCAATCCAGATGAATTGTTAGAGCGCATTCAGAAACAAGAAGAGGCTTCTTCGCGAGGTCATCTTCGTGTGTTCTTTGGAATGTGCCCTGGAGTGGGAAAAACTTTTGCGATGTTAAAAGCAGCGCAGGAGCAGCTTCGCCAAGGCATGGATTTAGTTGTTGGCGTGGTTGAAACACATGGACGTCGCGAAACGGAGGAGCTTGTTCTTGGGATGGAAGTGATTCCGCGCAAGAAAACTCCGTATCGTGGTGCCGTTGTTGAAGAGATGGATATCGATGCTATTTTAGCTCGCAAGCCAGCTATTGTTTTGGTTGATGAGCTGGCGCATACGAATGCTCCAGAATCTCGCCATCCCAAACGTTATCAAGATGTGATTGAGTTATTGGACGCTGGTATCCACGTTTATACGACGATCAATGTGCAACATATCGAAAGTCGCGCCGATCTGGTTCAACAAATTACAGGTGTACGCGTGTTTGAGCGTGTGCCTGATTCATTGATCGATCGTGCGCAACAAATTGAGCTGATCGATATCTCGGCGCAAAATCTGATTAAACGTTTAAAAGAAGGCAAAGTTTATCAAGGTGATCGGGCGGCACGGGCAGAAGAGAATTTCTTTAAAGAAACTCATCTGTTGGCTTTGCGTGAATTGTCTTTGCGTTATACGGCCGAGCGCGTGGATCAAGACTTACAAGACAGTATGGTCGTGCAAAGAGTGCAGGGGCCGTGGAATACGCAAGAACGTTTGCTAGTTGCTGTCGGACATAGTCCTCACTCGGGACGTTTAATTCGTGCGACGCGAAGAATGGCTTACAACTTAGAGGCCCCGTGGATTGCTTTGTATGTCGATACCGGCAATCAGTTTAAGCCCGACGATCAATCCATGCTGACGAAAAACTTGAATCTGGCGCGTGAGCTTGGTGCTGAAGTTATTTCTGTTAAAAGCATGAATATTGCGGAAGCTTTGAATCGTGTGTCGCACGAACGCAATGTGACTCAAATAATTATGGGTCGACCAGAGCGTAATGCTTGGAATCTGATTTGGAACCGTGGTTCGTTATTGGATCAACTAGTACAAAAAACCAGCGCAGTCGATATTCACGTCATTCGCCAAGAAGATGCGCGTGAAAAGAGAAAGTGGTCATGGAAGTTTCCAGGTCTTTATGCGCCGGGGGCTTCTTATTGGAATACTTTCTGGTTTATGGTGGGGGTCACGTTCGTCAGTCAGTTGATCGTGCCTTATGTTGGCTACCGTGCTGTAGGTTTTATTTTCCTGATGTGCATTCTGGTTCTTGGTTTCTTAACGTCATTAGGACCGATTTTGTTTGCGGCGGGGTTGAGTGCATTGATTTGGAATTTCATGTTTATTCCTCCGGTCTTTACGTTTGCGATTTCGCAACCTGAAGACGTGATGATGTGCTTGGCGTATTTGTTCGTGGCATTGATGGGTGGTTTCTTAACGGCCAAGGTTCGTAGCCGCGATTTAGATTTGATTCAAAGGGACGAATACAATCGTGCTTTGTATGAGCTCGTTAAAGAGATGGCTGCCGCTTTGACTTCTTTGGAAGCGTGTTTGAGTGCTGAGCAAAGTCTTGAAACTCTTCTGAAAGGAAAAGTAAAAATCATTTTGACCGATAGCGAAGGTAAGCTTTTAAGAAAGACTTATAACTCTGCCAAATTAGATGAGAAGGATTTGGCCTTAGCCTTGTGGTCTTTTGAAAATCGCAAGAAGGCTGGATGGAAAACGGATACCTTGACGGAATCACGTTGTCTGAGTTTGCCGTTGCGTGGAAAAGAAAATCTTATGGGGATTTTGCTTTATTATCCTCGTAAAAATGAAGGCTTGCCTTTAGATCAAGAGAATCTACTTGATACAGTTGTTGTGCAATTGGCGATGGCGTTAGAGCGTTTAACACTTCAAGAAAAACTTCAAAGTATCAAAATTTTTGAGGCCTCTGAAAAATTGCATCAGGCTTTGTTGAATTCCGTTTCGCATGAATTAAGAACGCCGCTGACTGCGATCATTGGTTCAGCATCCGCGTTGCAAGATGAAAAGGTGAACAAGGAAGCTGCAATTCAAAAGCAATTGGTCCAGGCTTTGATGGAGTCTTCGCATCGTTTAGATCAAGTTGTTGAGAACTTACTTGATATGTCTCGTTTAAATTCGGGGGTGCTGACTCCGAAGAAGGAATGGGTCGATTTAGTCGATTTACTTGAAGGTTTGCAGCGTAAAGTGCAAGCGGCGGTGGCTCAGCATAACTTAAAGATGAACTTTACGGATGAGCAGTGCTTGGTTCAAGTGGATGAACGCTTGATGGAACATGTGTTTTTGAACTTGATTACGAACGCAGCCCGCTATGCTCCGCCAGGCACTTTGATTACGGTTAATATCGAGCGAGACAATCGTAAAGTGTCTGTTCGTGTCACTGATGAAGGGCCGGGTATTCCTGCGAATAATGTCGATAAGATCTTTGAAGCATTTTATCGTGTGCCAGGAAGTGCAGCCGGTGGCGTCGGGTTAGGCCTTGCGATCGTTAAAGCATTTGTTGAAGCTCATGGCGGACGCGTTTATGCTAGAAATCGAAATGAGCGCAGTGGAGCTGAGTTTGTTGTGGAGCTTCCGTATGTTGAGCCACCACAGATTTTGTTAGAAGGTCGTGAGTCATGA